The following are encoded in a window of Polynucleobacter sp. AP-Kolm-20A-A1 genomic DNA:
- a CDS encoding GIY-YIG nuclease family protein produces MTWLVYLLECADGTYYAGITNRLEHRLEAHNSGQGARYTRSRRPVILLATQEHPDRSEASKAEIKLKQLPRSEKLAFFKTR; encoded by the coding sequence TTGACCTGGCTTGTTTACCTTCTTGAATGCGCTGACGGCACTTACTATGCCGGCATTACGAACCGTCTTGAACATCGCTTGGAAGCCCATAATTCAGGGCAAGGCGCTAGGTATACGAGGTCTCGTCGACCAGTCATCCTTTTGGCTACTCAAGAGCACCCAGATCGATCTGAGGCATCTAAGGCAGAGATCAAATTAAAACAACTTCCCAGAAGCGAGAAATTGGCGTTTTTTAAAACGAGGTAA
- the moaD gene encoding molybdopterin converting factor subunit 1 produces the protein MKLELRFFASLREALGVSQESVSTPDSVKTIAELRAYLVQRGNPWSEVLADGKVLRCALNQHMVDASTALQDGAEVAFFPPVTGG, from the coding sequence ATGAAACTTGAATTACGATTCTTTGCCTCATTGCGTGAAGCTCTTGGCGTCTCGCAAGAGAGCGTTAGCACTCCTGATAGCGTAAAAACAATTGCTGAACTCAGGGCTTATCTGGTCCAGCGTGGTAATCCTTGGTCTGAAGTATTGGCTGACGGTAAAGTATTGCGCTGCGCTCTCAATCAACATATGGTTGATGCCAGTACTGCGTTGCAAGATGGTGCTGAGGTAGCGTTCTTCCCCCCAGTCACCGGAGGCTAA
- the glp gene encoding gephyrin-like molybdotransferase Glp, giving the protein MLTAQQALDHLLSHAQPVSQNEKVAMQAALGRVLAENVNSLVDVPPLDNTSMDGYAVRCADTATPGQVLRIAQRIPAGSIGTQLEPGTAARIFTGAPVPPGADAVIMQEDCTVEGQSDRVAINIAPTSGQWIRRRGEDLTAGKTCLTAGTFLRPQELGVAASAGLTHLNVKRRVKVAAFFTGDELALPGEPLKPGGIYNSNRDTLLACLRSLGCDATDLGIVPDRLDATREALRKASKDHDLIITSGGVSVGEEDHIKPAVTAEGRLDLWQIAIKPGKPLAFGAVRKSSEPKDGEAWFIGLPGNPVSSFVTFLLFVRPFILKLQGREAKQAQSYLMRADFDWLRADRRNEFLRVRINEQGGLDLFPNQSSGVLTSASWGDGLVDCPPNQAIKAGDLVKYIPFDALLK; this is encoded by the coding sequence ATGTTGACTGCGCAGCAGGCTTTAGACCATTTACTTTCTCATGCTCAGCCTGTTAGCCAGAATGAGAAGGTTGCAATGCAAGCTGCCTTAGGTCGCGTTCTTGCTGAGAACGTGAATAGTCTGGTAGACGTGCCGCCGTTAGATAACACCTCAATGGATGGTTATGCCGTTCGTTGTGCTGATACCGCAACACCAGGACAAGTATTAAGAATTGCTCAGCGTATTCCAGCCGGCTCCATTGGAACCCAATTAGAACCAGGCACTGCTGCCAGAATTTTTACCGGCGCCCCTGTGCCTCCGGGCGCTGATGCTGTGATCATGCAGGAGGATTGCACAGTTGAAGGTCAATCCGACCGGGTAGCGATCAATATTGCTCCAACATCGGGTCAGTGGATTCGTCGTAGAGGTGAAGATTTAACTGCGGGCAAGACTTGTTTGACTGCTGGTACATTTTTGCGTCCTCAAGAGTTGGGTGTCGCGGCTTCAGCTGGACTGACGCATCTGAATGTAAAGCGTCGTGTAAAGGTCGCCGCGTTCTTTACGGGTGATGAATTAGCGCTTCCGGGTGAGCCACTAAAACCAGGCGGCATTTATAACTCCAACCGCGATACCTTACTGGCATGTCTCAGATCTTTAGGCTGTGATGCAACCGATTTAGGTATTGTTCCGGATCGTTTAGATGCTACGCGTGAGGCTTTACGCAAAGCCAGCAAAGATCACGATTTGATTATTACCTCTGGTGGTGTTTCGGTAGGTGAGGAGGATCACATCAAGCCGGCCGTGACTGCTGAGGGTAGATTGGATCTGTGGCAAATCGCAATTAAGCCTGGGAAACCCTTGGCATTTGGCGCAGTTCGTAAATCGAGCGAGCCGAAAGATGGAGAGGCTTGGTTTATTGGTTTGCCTGGCAATCCAGTGTCGAGCTTCGTGACATTCTTATTATTTGTACGCCCCTTTATATTGAAGCTGCAAGGGCGTGAAGCAAAGCAAGCTCAGTCTTATTTGATGCGAGCAGACTTCGATTGGTTAAGAGCCGATCGACGCAATGAATTCTTGCGCGTCAGGATTAATGAGCAGGGCGGCCTCGATTTATTCCCCAACCAAAGCTCTGGGGTGCTCACTAGTGCCTCATGGGGTGATGGCTTAGTAGATTGCCCTCCAAATCAAGCGATCAAAGCTGGTGATCTTGTGAAGTACATCCCCTTTGATGCGCTCCTCAAATAA
- the moaE gene encoding molybdopterin synthase catalytic subunit MoaE gives MLIKIQESDFDVSAELAALRKGDPRVGAVVTFLGTVRDMNDGAQVKGMTLEHYPGMTEKALEEILDQAKARWDIYNTLVIHRVGPLLPEDQIVLVAVTSAHRGEAFAACEFIMDYLKTAAPFWKKEDTPEGARWVDARVTDEAAMARWEKK, from the coding sequence GTGCTGATCAAGATTCAAGAAAGTGATTTTGATGTCAGCGCTGAGTTAGCAGCGCTTCGCAAGGGCGATCCTCGTGTTGGAGCGGTGGTTACCTTTTTGGGCACTGTGCGAGATATGAATGATGGTGCTCAAGTAAAGGGTATGACGCTTGAGCATTATCCGGGCATGACCGAAAAGGCTTTGGAAGAGATTCTTGATCAAGCTAAAGCGCGCTGGGATATCTATAACACCCTGGTGATTCATCGTGTTGGCCCCTTACTGCCTGAAGATCAAATTGTTTTGGTAGCTGTTACGAGTGCACATAGGGGCGAGGCCTTTGCTGCCTGCGAGTTCATCATGGACTACCTTAAAACAGCCGCCCCATTTTGGAAAAAAGAAGACACTCCTGAGGGTGCGCGCTGGGTGGATGCCCGCGTGACCGACGAAGCTGCAATGGCGCGTTGGGAAAAGAAGTAA